A genome region from Sphingobium sp. WTD-1 includes the following:
- a CDS encoding SbcC/MukB-like Walker B domain-containing protein yields the protein MMQLAHIALVQWHLFGREDLAVSGDTAVLGQNRSGKSTLIDLIQAVMTGGSRRWYQFNRSAGETGSRKSERTLRGYCLGQLNEHEFLRQESVTHIVLTFDDLDGVRPPVSVGLCVEASAIEDAQVVGRYIAPGVRVDTDLLIENLDGGQQRSAPWNLVRERLEQACAAAGTELIRPDGPRNHIREYMRQLFTGRRHSDPERFIRAFIMALSFEDMRSVEGFVHNFLLARNDIDIGELREGIQRYRDIQKDVHELERRLDALRALAELVSRFVTLLEREDVARGTARLAAMIEAGAALIANLRERRDTLAELDDIQQDIGRCDAEIAALGDRQDSLLAQSVAEGAAGKRAVVASELKAVDLARTGVVQRLEARFRAAALGASLLDHRERLAPLKLGPLFQALEALRQQSDGLEPPTWPRDPLAMEELIATARRSAIDTVEKIQERRDQAIAQRRGLQDELADLVARRDKARAGQVSLDDRTIRLMAALERENMRPRTLCQVAEIVDPQWREAAEALLGRDREAILVDPEHASRAVEIVRANRDGFRGCRVINSRRLAEQPPGFDTDSLATVFASDDPLAIAFLRFRTGQVRLAGTQAELLAGGRAIMRDGAYNSGIVVEVLRTRDLKIGRAAAPLMEAELLARIEDRQALIAVHAESERFHDDIHRKLLPLMADVDPADRLDLLVAAIDQHEESRTELQHRLDKIAMTVDPAIQPNLDKVKLQLRSATEEKEELIGRRGQLGQARIEIQRRLDAGDAQPGSWLCLRSRRALFKDRVRSSASLSILREAYRQQRGRPLPRLVQEMMKRADEARDAYQALQGEIRETLGHYRADFDNSAPIALPGAIATEVKPWLAANIAALEDNELIQYRRQADEAAEQIGQLFRTAFIHELNARFNDLRSELDNLTRALRMRPLHGEIYTLHARPKEEFAALHRLARESEHDELTFDALFGRAAPRDAEHAQALAEVERLLSDESLDFAAYQDYRNYFTFDLRMEDVNKGRTTSYDKRKGTASGAERQVPYYVVIGAALASIYHGARRQYERAELGLGLAVFDEAFSKMDGPNQRTLLEFYDDIGLQVVIAAPSEKRAVVYENLDSVIDVFRHGDNASAEAVRIKPHARTQMRAANPQHLDDAALAERLDLFALDSAE from the coding sequence ATGATGCAGCTTGCCCATATCGCACTGGTGCAATGGCATCTGTTCGGCCGCGAAGACCTCGCCGTCAGCGGCGACACCGCCGTGCTGGGCCAGAACCGCTCCGGCAAGTCGACGCTGATCGACCTCATCCAGGCAGTGATGACCGGCGGCTCGCGGCGCTGGTATCAGTTCAATCGTTCCGCCGGCGAAACCGGCAGCCGCAAGTCGGAACGCACGCTGCGCGGCTATTGCCTCGGCCAACTCAACGAACATGAATTTCTGCGCCAGGAATCCGTCACCCACATCGTGCTGACGTTCGACGATCTCGATGGTGTGCGCCCGCCGGTTAGCGTGGGCCTATGCGTCGAGGCGTCCGCGATCGAGGACGCACAGGTGGTCGGCCGCTATATCGCGCCCGGCGTGCGAGTGGATACCGACCTGCTGATCGAGAATCTGGACGGCGGGCAGCAACGCTCTGCCCCCTGGAATCTGGTGCGCGAACGGCTGGAGCAGGCATGCGCCGCGGCCGGCACCGAGCTCATCCGCCCCGATGGCCCGCGCAACCATATCCGCGAATATATGCGCCAGCTGTTCACCGGCCGGCGCCATAGCGACCCGGAACGTTTCATTCGCGCCTTCATCATGGCCCTGTCGTTCGAGGATATGCGCTCGGTCGAGGGCTTCGTGCATAATTTCCTGCTCGCCCGGAACGACATCGACATCGGCGAACTGCGCGAGGGCATCCAGCGCTATCGCGACATCCAGAAGGATGTGCATGAGCTGGAACGGCGGCTCGACGCGCTGCGGGCGCTGGCCGAACTCGTATCCCGCTTCGTCACCTTGCTGGAGCGGGAGGATGTCGCCCGCGGCACCGCCCGCCTCGCCGCCATGATCGAGGCGGGCGCCGCGCTGATCGCCAATCTGCGCGAACGGCGCGACACGCTGGCGGAACTGGACGACATCCAGCAGGATATCGGCCGCTGCGATGCGGAGATCGCGGCACTGGGCGATCGGCAGGACAGCCTGCTCGCCCAGTCCGTGGCGGAGGGCGCCGCCGGCAAACGGGCCGTGGTCGCCAGCGAACTCAAGGCCGTGGACCTCGCCCGCACCGGCGTGGTGCAACGGCTCGAAGCCCGTTTCCGTGCGGCCGCGCTCGGCGCCAGTCTGCTCGACCATCGCGAGCGACTCGCGCCCCTGAAGCTCGGCCCCCTGTTCCAGGCGCTGGAGGCGCTGCGGCAGCAGAGCGACGGGCTGGAGCCGCCGACATGGCCGCGCGATCCGCTGGCGATGGAGGAGCTGATCGCCACTGCCCGCCGCAGCGCGATCGATACCGTCGAGAAAATTCAGGAACGGCGCGATCAGGCGATCGCCCAGCGGCGCGGCCTGCAGGACGAACTGGCCGATCTGGTCGCACGGCGCGACAAGGCGCGCGCCGGCCAGGTGAGCCTGGACGATCGCACCATCCGCCTGATGGCCGCGCTGGAGCGGGAAAATATGCGCCCGCGCACGCTCTGCCAGGTGGCGGAAATCGTCGATCCGCAATGGCGCGAAGCGGCCGAGGCGCTGCTCGGTCGCGACCGCGAGGCGATCCTGGTCGATCCCGAACATGCGTCCCGCGCGGTCGAGATCGTGCGCGCCAACCGCGACGGCTTCCGCGGATGCCGGGTCATCAACAGCCGCCGCCTCGCCGAACAGCCGCCCGGCTTCGACACCGATTCCCTCGCCACCGTCTTTGCCAGCGACGATCCGCTGGCGATCGCCTTCCTGCGCTTCCGCACCGGCCAGGTGCGCCTTGCCGGCACCCAGGCGGAATTGCTGGCCGGCGGCCGCGCGATCATGCGCGATGGCGCCTATAATAGCGGCATCGTGGTCGAGGTGCTGCGCACCCGCGATCTCAAGATCGGCCGGGCCGCAGCCCCGCTGATGGAGGCCGAACTGCTCGCCCGGATCGAGGATCGGCAGGCGCTGATCGCCGTCCATGCCGAAAGCGAACGGTTCCACGACGATATTCATCGCAAGCTGCTGCCGCTGATGGCCGATGTCGATCCGGCCGACCGGCTCGACCTGCTGGTCGCCGCGATCGACCAGCATGAGGAAAGCCGCACCGAATTGCAGCACCGGCTCGACAAGATCGCGATGACGGTGGACCCGGCGATCCAGCCCAATCTGGACAAGGTGAAGCTGCAACTGCGCAGCGCCACCGAGGAAAAAGAAGAGCTGATCGGCCGGCGCGGCCAACTTGGCCAGGCCAGGATCGAAATCCAGCGGCGGCTGGATGCGGGCGATGCCCAGCCCGGCTCCTGGCTCTGCCTGCGCTCGCGGCGCGCCCTGTTCAAGGATCGGGTGCGCTCATCGGCCAGCCTCTCGATCCTGCGCGAGGCCTATCGCCAGCAGCGCGGACGTCCCCTGCCCCGACTGGTGCAGGAGATGATGAAGCGCGCGGACGAGGCCCGCGACGCCTATCAGGCGTTGCAGGGCGAAATTCGCGAGACGCTGGGCCATTATCGCGCCGATTTCGACAATAGCGCGCCCATTGCCCTGCCCGGCGCGATCGCGACCGAGGTGAAGCCCTGGCTCGCCGCCAATATCGCGGCGCTGGAGGACAATGAGCTGATCCAGTATCGGCGCCAGGCTGACGAAGCCGCCGAACAGATCGGCCAGCTGTTCCGTACCGCCTTCATCCATGAGCTGAACGCCCGCTTCAACGATCTGCGTTCGGAGCTGGACAACCTCACCCGCGCGCTGCGGATGCGGCCGCTCCATGGCGAAATCTACACGCTCCATGCCCGTCCCAAGGAGGAGTTTGCCGCGCTCCACCGGCTGGCGCGCGAGAGCGAGCATGACGAACTGACCTTCGATGCCCTCTTTGGCCGGGCCGCCCCGCGCGACGCCGAACATGCCCAGGCGCTGGCCGAAGTCGAACGGCTGCTGAGCGACGAGTCCCTCGATTTTGCGGCCTATCAGGATTACCGCAACTATTTCACCTTCGACCTGCGCATGGAGGATGTGAACAAGGGCCGCACCACCAGCTATGACAAGCGCAAGGGCACGGCGAGCGGCGCGGAGCGGCAGGTCCCCTATTATGTGGTGATCGGCGCGGCGCTGGCCAGCATCTATCATGGCGCGCGCCGGCAATATGAGCGCGCGGAGCTGGGTCTGGGCCTTGCCGTGTTCGACGAGGCGTTCAGCAAGATGGACGGCCCCAACCAGCGGACCCTGCTCGAATTTTACGATGATATCGGGCTGCAGGTGGTGATCGCTGCGCCATCGGAAAAGCGCGCGGTCGTCTATGAAAATCTCGACAGCGTGATCGACGTGTTCCGCCATGGCGACAATGCCAGCGCCGAAGCCGTCCGCATCAAGCCCCATGCCCGCACCCAAATGCGCGCCGCCAACCCGCAGCATCTGGACGATGCCGCGCTGGCCGAACGGCTCGACCTCTTCGCGCTGGACAGCGCGGAATAG
- a CDS encoding Wadjet anti-phage system protein JetA family protein → MLFGQLHSDIFALFAGSNRFLYERVLIGLYEGFYRSDLHFPTQGEVIQLIYTLLGDNAELWREDESPVVLDKLAARPGRRVRRRKLEAADAQATSAAMMRARHIYNRLQATGWIEESRYGLKVTVDMPAGAMRLAEFLCSLREGLSDQLGGLVIQVKNELEALQRNARENAPGLHKAARDAASFGRYLRSVLSALRDIDKRVVESDSVGRRLRHYFEDFVEKLLLQDYAAISTTSHPYRFRHRIFTALDAIEDSIADVAAIAEAYHEARLAPDPSAARDLVYDDLHKVRRVFDQIEEAFERIQQHRSRLETRLRNTVRYAGRRGNSFLQRSEPMLLQLDRLLARGESQDAAPPLSGLLEPRRSYWSPTLLARPRTYRSTVAGGLLLLPPPDPLREWRKQLDRAYLARLAVTPEQVSRFLERRVAPFGSGEASRFAIETVDDFLALEALRLSMLAADADGRGNAIANHLAPHFRFSVDTGSTIDNDWLHCAGFTVSRIGDAVTPEIQDAQ, encoded by the coding sequence ATGCTCTTCGGCCAACTCCATTCCGACATTTTCGCGCTGTTTGCCGGGTCGAACCGCTTTCTCTACGAGCGCGTACTGATCGGCCTCTATGAAGGCTTCTACCGGTCCGACCTGCATTTCCCGACCCAGGGCGAGGTGATCCAGCTGATCTACACGCTGCTGGGCGACAATGCGGAACTGTGGCGCGAGGATGAAAGCCCGGTGGTACTGGACAAGCTGGCCGCGCGACCGGGCCGCCGCGTGCGCCGGCGCAAGCTGGAAGCCGCCGACGCACAGGCGACCAGCGCGGCGATGATGCGCGCCCGGCACATCTACAACCGGCTGCAGGCAACCGGCTGGATCGAGGAAAGCCGCTATGGCCTGAAGGTCACGGTCGACATGCCCGCCGGCGCCATGCGCCTGGCCGAATTTCTCTGCAGCCTGCGCGAAGGCCTGTCCGACCAGCTTGGCGGCCTTGTCATCCAGGTGAAGAACGAGCTGGAAGCGCTGCAGCGCAATGCACGGGAAAATGCGCCCGGCCTGCACAAGGCGGCGCGCGACGCCGCCAGCTTCGGCCGCTATCTGCGCAGCGTGCTGAGCGCGCTGCGCGACATCGACAAGCGCGTGGTGGAAAGCGATAGCGTCGGCCGCCGGTTGCGCCATTATTTCGAGGATTTCGTCGAGAAGCTGCTGCTGCAGGATTATGCGGCCATCTCGACCACGTCCCACCCGTATCGCTTCCGCCATCGCATCTTCACCGCGCTCGACGCGATCGAGGATTCGATCGCCGACGTCGCCGCCATCGCCGAAGCCTATCATGAGGCCCGGCTGGCGCCCGACCCGTCCGCCGCCCGTGATCTGGTCTATGACGATCTGCACAAGGTCCGGCGCGTGTTCGACCAGATCGAGGAGGCTTTCGAGCGCATCCAGCAGCATCGCAGCCGGCTGGAGACGCGGCTGCGCAATACGGTCCGCTATGCCGGACGGCGCGGCAACAGCTTCCTCCAGCGCAGCGAGCCGATGCTGCTGCAACTCGACCGGCTGCTCGCCCGTGGCGAGAGCCAGGATGCCGCGCCACCGCTGTCCGGCCTGCTGGAACCACGCCGGTCCTACTGGTCCCCCACCCTGCTCGCCCGGCCGCGCACCTATCGTTCGACGGTTGCGGGCGGCCTGCTGCTCCTGCCCCCGCCCGATCCCCTGCGCGAATGGCGCAAGCAGCTGGACCGGGCATATCTGGCCCGCCTCGCGGTCACGCCCGAACAGGTCAGCCGCTTCCTCGAACGGCGCGTTGCGCCCTTCGGGTCGGGCGAGGCCAGCCGCTTCGCGATCGAGACGGTCGATGATTTCCTGGCGCTTGAGGCGCTGCGCCTGTCCATGCTGGCCGCCGATGCCGACGGCCGGGGCAATGCCATCGCCAACCATCTGGCGCCCCATTTCCGCTTCTCGGTCGATACCGGATCGACCATCGACAATGACTGGCTGCACTGCGCGGGCTTCACCGTCTCGCGCATTGGCGACGCCGTGACCCCAGAGATACAAGATGCTCAGTGA
- a CDS encoding terminase gpA endonuclease subunit, whose protein sequence is MRKTPPTKAPTDPICVQGDDGVIVAEAWIDAFRPKIRPPLSQFMCDHARSDDGAKIRPFPFQSDMADAFTDPETAQVSVRKSSRIGYSTILQSFVAWRIKYDPARTLIYQPTIDDAEKFSRDDLDPVLQWDVVRSVAQFKPRHSDNQIRAKRYKGGWIQIKGANSPKEFRRVTSDDVFLEECDGYPWASKEEGDPARLAFKRNLTSPRRFSAAGSTPKVKGFSRIDALFDQGSQEFRYVPCPHCGHMQTLVFGDGTGPGIRWAPKENPTRAWYRCENGCDIDEAEKPWMDENGEWRAHNPDAFPRHRSFHIWAAYSQHPGAAWLEIAREFMEVRKDPNLLRTFVNQVLGEAWAERGEAPEWQRLYDRREKAMSLGTPPAWAGLLIGAADVQRGGGGRIDMDIWAFGPGRKRAFVERVEVFGPIADKKTWTALDKEVAREWLADDGRAMRLARVAVDSGDGENTMEVYRWARQHPGFVMAVKGRESIAAQQAIGSPNWQDVTVNGKKLKRGVRLWNIGTSMLKMELYGQLGLEKPVDGEDYPDGYIYIPDGTGDEWIKQLVAEELRFVKMRNGGVRREWHKTRDRNEALDNAIYARAIAISLGVDRWTNAHWVKARGELKKPEPRSSGTTAKPAAAKASATARPTPPRRQNPFTSRRR, encoded by the coding sequence ATGAGGAAGACGCCCCCGACGAAAGCGCCGACTGACCCCATATGCGTCCAGGGCGATGATGGTGTCATCGTCGCCGAAGCGTGGATTGACGCGTTCCGGCCAAAGATCCGGCCACCTCTGTCGCAATTCATGTGCGACCATGCTCGGTCGGACGATGGCGCGAAAATCAGGCCGTTCCCATTCCAGTCGGATATGGCGGACGCCTTCACGGATCCGGAGACCGCGCAGGTTTCTGTCCGCAAGAGCAGCCGCATCGGCTATTCGACGATCCTGCAGAGCTTCGTCGCGTGGCGCATCAAATATGATCCTGCCCGCACGCTGATCTACCAGCCGACGATCGATGACGCGGAAAAGTTCAGCCGCGACGATCTCGATCCGGTGTTGCAGTGGGACGTCGTCCGGTCTGTCGCCCAGTTCAAGCCGCGGCATTCGGACAACCAGATCCGGGCCAAGCGCTACAAGGGCGGATGGATCCAGATCAAGGGCGCCAACAGTCCGAAGGAATTCAGGCGCGTCACATCTGATGACGTGTTCCTCGAAGAATGCGATGGCTATCCTTGGGCGTCGAAAGAGGAAGGCGACCCGGCCCGCCTCGCGTTCAAGCGCAACCTGACGTCGCCGCGCCGGTTCAGCGCGGCCGGCTCCACGCCGAAGGTTAAGGGGTTTAGCCGGATCGACGCTCTGTTCGATCAGGGCAGCCAGGAATTTCGATACGTCCCCTGCCCGCATTGTGGGCACATGCAGACGCTGGTGTTTGGCGACGGGACCGGCCCCGGCATCCGCTGGGCACCAAAGGAGAACCCGACCCGCGCCTGGTATAGGTGCGAAAATGGCTGCGACATCGATGAGGCTGAAAAGCCGTGGATGGACGAAAACGGCGAGTGGCGCGCCCACAACCCGGATGCGTTCCCCCGACATCGGTCCTTCCATATCTGGGCAGCATATAGCCAGCACCCCGGTGCCGCTTGGCTGGAAATCGCCCGCGAGTTCATGGAGGTCCGCAAGGATCCGAACCTCCTGCGCACGTTCGTCAACCAGGTCCTGGGCGAGGCATGGGCCGAACGAGGTGAAGCGCCGGAGTGGCAGCGCCTCTATGATCGGCGGGAGAAGGCGATGTCGCTGGGCACCCCGCCGGCATGGGCCGGATTGCTGATCGGAGCGGCTGACGTCCAGCGCGGCGGCGGCGGGCGTATCGACATGGATATCTGGGCATTTGGCCCCGGTCGCAAGCGGGCGTTTGTCGAGCGCGTTGAAGTGTTCGGGCCGATTGCCGACAAGAAGACCTGGACGGCGCTCGATAAGGAGGTCGCCCGCGAGTGGCTGGCTGATGACGGCCGAGCAATGCGGCTTGCGCGGGTCGCCGTTGACTCCGGTGACGGCGAGAACACGATGGAGGTCTATCGCTGGGCGCGGCAACATCCCGGCTTCGTCATGGCGGTGAAAGGCCGCGAGAGCATCGCTGCCCAGCAGGCAATCGGCTCGCCAAATTGGCAGGACGTCACGGTCAACGGCAAGAAGCTGAAGCGCGGCGTCAGGCTCTGGAACATCGGCACATCGATGCTGAAGATGGAGCTTTACGGCCAGCTCGGGCTGGAGAAGCCGGTCGACGGCGAAGATTATCCCGACGGCTATATCTACATCCCCGACGGCACTGGCGACGAATGGATCAAGCAGTTGGTCGCCGAAGAGCTGCGGTTCGTGAAGATGCGCAATGGCGGTGTCCGGCGCGAGTGGCACAAGACGCGGGACCGCAACGAGGCGCTCGACAACGCCATCTATGCCCGCGCGATCGCGATCAGCTTGGGCGTTGACCGGTGGACCAATGCCCATTGGGTGAAGGCCCGCGGCGAACTGAAGAAACCGGAGCCAAGGTCATCCGGAACGACCGCGAAGCCCGCCGCTGCCAAGGCCAGCGCGACTGCTAGGCCCACGCCACCCCGCCGTCAGAACCCGTTCACTTCAAGGAGGCGATAG
- a CDS encoding terminase translates to MDIDLNEPTRPQLAALFGCSSRWIGELRAKGDLPADGASWTENLEAWLAMKTGRQDADALDLEAERARLAKEQADGKAMDNAERRRELASRTDMIAAGTGVIIMAVARLQQVGAQVALGDTKLRKRIETAINDVLTDISMTRVEKALGGGMDEEDAPDESAD, encoded by the coding sequence ATGGACATCGACCTGAACGAGCCGACCCGCCCGCAACTTGCCGCGCTATTCGGATGCTCCAGCCGCTGGATCGGCGAACTGCGCGCCAAGGGCGACCTGCCGGCAGATGGTGCGAGCTGGACCGAAAACCTTGAAGCGTGGCTGGCCATGAAGACGGGCCGGCAGGACGCGGATGCGCTCGATCTGGAAGCGGAGCGCGCGCGCTTGGCCAAAGAACAGGCCGACGGCAAGGCGATGGACAATGCCGAGCGCCGCCGGGAACTGGCATCGCGCACCGACATGATCGCGGCCGGCACCGGAGTCATCATCATGGCCGTGGCGCGGCTCCAGCAGGTCGGCGCGCAGGTCGCTCTGGGTGATACGAAACTGCGCAAGAGGATCGAGACCGCGATCAATGACGTGCTGACCGACATCAGCATGACGCGCGTCGAGAAGGCGCTTGGCGGGGGCATGGATGAGGAAGACGCCCCCGACGAAAGCGCCGACTGA
- a CDS encoding DUF4194 domain-containing protein, translating into MLSEFQALEARDPRRMHRVTQAISQLLRHQFLHVQDRGSSALLEVLLRPDVERLVADYFEVAGYRLVVRESEGWAGILPDTEQIGHPRMRIDETLVLLLFRRLWEEGIQEGDVERYGSVMVTLNAAYDAYQDMVARARRATLGINEFKALVTALDRRAIVHMGDIDDELEDMPITIRALIATVAGEEFMAHLEQLLAGGDYQESETEEPVIDLDDADEEEVA; encoded by the coding sequence ATGCTCAGTGAATTTCAGGCCCTGGAAGCGCGCGATCCGCGCCGGATGCACCGCGTGACCCAGGCGATCAGCCAGTTGCTGCGCCATCAGTTCCTGCATGTGCAGGATCGCGGCTCATCCGCCCTGCTCGAAGTCCTGCTGCGCCCCGATGTCGAGCGGCTGGTAGCGGATTATTTCGAAGTCGCCGGCTATCGGCTGGTGGTGCGCGAAAGCGAGGGCTGGGCCGGCATCCTGCCCGACACCGAACAGATCGGCCATCCGCGCATGCGGATCGACGAGACGCTGGTGCTGCTGCTGTTCCGCCGATTGTGGGAAGAAGGCATCCAGGAAGGCGATGTCGAACGCTATGGCAGCGTGATGGTGACGCTCAATGCCGCCTATGACGCCTATCAGGACATGGTCGCCCGCGCCCGCCGCGCGACGCTGGGGATCAACGAGTTCAAGGCGCTGGTCACCGCACTCGACCGCCGGGCGATCGTCCATATGGGCGACATCGACGACGAGCTGGAGGACATGCCGATCACCATCCGCGCGCTGATCGCCACCGTCGCGGGCGAGGAGTTCATGGCCCATCTCGAACAATTGCTGGCCGGCGGCGACTATCAGGAAAGCGAGACGGAGGAGCCCGTCATCGACCTGGATGACGCCGACGAGGAGGAGGTCGCATGA